The genomic stretch ATTTGTTCATGATGCTTAACGCCCCACTGCGCAATCAATTCGAGAATCGGCTTGAGCGTTGCACCAAACTCGCTTAACGCATATTCCACTTTGGGCGGCACTTCGGGATAGACGAAACGCGTGATCAATCCGTCTTTTTCAAGCTCGCGCAACTGCTGGGTGAGCATTTTTGCCGTAATGCCTTGCAGCGCACGCTTCAGCTCGCCGAAACGCACGACGTTGTGCTGGTGCAGTTTCCACAAAATGCGCGGCTTCCATTTGCCGCTGATCAATTCGAGACTCGTTTCAACCGGACAGGCGTGAATACGCACGCTACAACTCATGACTGACTCCGTAGTAACCTGGCGGGTACTCGGCACCCTAAAAATGCATACTTGACGGCGCGAAATCATTTTAATACATTGGCGGCAGTAAAGCAAGCTTCGCCTCAAGATATTAAATTGCCTTAAAATTTCAGGAGATTATTCGCATGAGCGCCAACCTCGATGTGCTGCATCCGGACAAGCCGAAACGCATTCTGTTGGCTGTCGCCAATCCTGCGGTTTCGCAAACCACCGGCCGGCCGATTGGACTCTGGGCAACGTCGGCAGAACCCTGCCGAACGTGCGCGCGCCGGGCAT from Cytophagia bacterium CHB2 encodes the following:
- a CDS encoding helix-turn-helix transcriptional regulator, producing MISRRQVCIFRVPSTRQVTTESVMSCSVRIHACPVETSLELISGKWKPRILWKLHQHNVVRFGELKRALQGITAKMLTQQLRELEKDGLITRFVYPEVPPKVEYALSEFGATLKPILELIAQWGVKHHEQIVRLLGQLTRPRGQKQARQV